The sequence ctcatagctttataaaattaaggttgaaccactgatgtcacatggactattttaaaaatgtccttactacctttctgtgccttgaacatgtcagttgcattgctgtctatgtagggtcagaaagctttcggatttcaacaataacatataaatttgtgttctaaagatgaaagaaggattagtaattaatgacaaaatgttcatttttgggtgaacagtcCTTTTAATATGCTCTGGTTGACTTGTTTGCATCTCACTTTTTGGCCAAAACACCATGCTGGAATTTACACTCGGTTtctgtaaaaagtaatggcaCTGCCTTCTTTGACTTGATTGGCCATCTCAGGCATTTTGACATTTAACAGCACTGATATGCTGCTTAGTGTTATCTTGGCATTGTACAATATCTTCAGCTATTATTAGCCAATTATTTCCAGACCTCTGGGGCCTCAATGGTGGGTACAGCTATGAACACGGTACCTCTTTTCTAGAgccttattaaaaaataattacagaacTGAATAATCGGTTTTGGATATCGATTGTTCAGTACAGCATTTCAGCCCTTTGAGAAAATAACATATTGCACAAAACAGTCAAAAACATgccttgcttaaaaaaaattggACTGAATTTCCAGAATTACCAGTTTTTTCCAGACAGCAAACgaaacgaaacaaaacaaaacaaaacactaaacaaaatcAACCCAAAACAATGGTTTTAGGAAAGCTctttaaagccacatttgctTGCTCGCACTGTATGTTCTAGCACATTTTGGCTCAGTGTCTTTCAGCAGTTCTCCTCAGGAGTCCTCATTTGTAAATCGCTTTGAATAAAAGCgacttttaaatgtatacatgtaaaatgtaaatgcaatgcaaatgtGTACAGTTAACTGTGCATGTGTGTAGGCAGAGTGTTTGTTTAATTCTGCTTCTCTTGTTATCCACTTTGATTATGGTTATACGGAACAGATCCTTTCTGTTGTGATGAAAACAGATTATGTAATGAATCATTACGCTGTACCCACACATCTATATGATTCACAGCCTAAATATAGCTGTACTTCAGGCCTGCTATATCAAGTGCTTTATTTTGCATTCACTAGGATCTCCTCTGTGGGGTTAGGACTTACCTTTGGCCAACAAAAGAGCACAGCCAGTCCAATAGGCAAACCAACGGTAAGGATGTAAACCACCCACAGCCAGGGCCTCTCTTCTGCAGCCAGTGCCAACTGACTCAACACTCCAGGCTAAGATAGAAAGAGACAGTCTGAGTATGTCAACCAAACGAAAGCCCAATGAGCAATAATGCCCAGAGCAAAACATGGGTGAGAGGCAGAGGCATACCTCATTGGCACTAGCCACCAGTTTTTTGAGTCCCCAGCTGTCTGCAGCCCAGCGGTCCGCCACTTCCTTTTCTGaggtaataataaaattgtcaAAGTAAATGTCAGAGGTCATAGACCACAGCTCCAGACCCACAGCTCTGAATGACTCCATTCTAAACGGGTGAAGATCCTCAAAGTAGTCAGGGTTTGCAATCTTCCTTGGACTCCACACACCCTGTAAACAAAGACGCAAAGTTGATGATCAAAGCTGAAGATCTTTGGTCATTGTGTCCactcattctttaaaaaatataaataaaatcaaaaattagaTTATAGCAAAGACAGGCTGTGTGGCATTTTATTGTACTGAATAAAATATGGGCTCTTCAGCAAGATTTCCAGATTCCACATGTCAATACCTGGTAGTTGGGGTTGTCTATGAGAGGAGCCTTCCATTTGCCCTTATACTGTGGATTATTGATCATGGGCGGCTTCCATTCACCACAGCCAGGAGCAGATGAACATGCTGGATTTGGCACTTGAGGGGCCTCCCATTCTCCATCCATTTCTTCATCCCTGAGAGAGACAAGGGTGAAGAGAATATTGCTGACAAGGTGCTATAAAAGGATGAAATACAGCTAAAAATGAAAGCATAGGGTATTACATAGTGTACTAAAGAAGACTGTCTGCCATTTCTACCAGATAAAGGGAGGCTAGACTGAGGCATATTATATAATTCATGGAATAAttgcataataataacataCTTGGCACTGTACAAAATTTACAGCACCCAAGATAACTGTCTTTCTCTGAGCCTCAGGGGTCTAATGTCAAAATGATCGAGACGGCCAATCAAGTCAAAAAAGGCGAAAATCAAAGATTTTTCTGTTCACAAAGTCTGAGCATGAATTCAAGCacaatgctttattttaatggtaaatgtgTGTAGCTATATCATATTTGACAACTGTTACAACAGAAATGTTTAACAAATGATAGTAATATCCAGGGATGAAACTACTCAACATTTGTCAAATTTCACCATTTTGAATTGCAAATATGATAAATGCATATAACTAAATGTGATAAGACCAAAAACATCACTGAagcagttttcaacattttatgcATACAATTAGAAATGAATGTGTGCACATTGTGAATGTTCATTTGAAAGTGAAAATTCCTTTAATTAGTAAATTagtaaaacgtaaaaaaaagtttccatcCTTAGGGCTACACTGACATGGTAAAATGTGGCTTTGACTTAAGTGTGTTTATAGGTTGTGGTTAGGACAGTCATTTAGcctattcaaataaaatattatttgcaaatagttcaaatgcattactttacaaTAAATTGTACTTCTTGAACTTTATTCGTCTCTTTCTTCATTCTcttaattttctctttttaacaAGAAACCCCCAAAAGTCTccaaactagggctgtcaagcgattaatcatgaataactacatccaaaataaaagtttgtgtatatattttaaatatatgcatgtgtgtatttatatatacataaacatatatatgcagcacacatatattatgtaaacacaagcctggtttcacagactaAGCCAGAATTAGGCCATAGCTCAAATAggacatttaagtcatttttagaaatgtgccttagaaaaaaaacattactcgTGTAcatcttaaaacaaaacaaaggcactgatatattttaagatcagtcagtgcaaggctctttcagttgaaacagctcagacttacattttagtcttggactaggcttaagccatGTCTGTGAAAGCAGGgcacaagcttttattttggatgcaattattcacaattaattgtttgacagcccaaACTTTGTATTTGTCTATGTCCGTGTCTGGTCTGTGTTCAAAAAGGgtaatttcacataaaaattaaaattcttaaaattatGTCCTCATGTTTTTCACGACATTTCTCATGAAcgtgtttgttttcttcactgataaaaatgaaaaagactaACAAAAATTTccttataaaggtaaaaatacCCGGAAATCAATTTAAGGTGGTAAATGCTGCCCATtaatgaaaaagttcatttctgtCACTGCTGTGAACTGACCACTGCACCGAATATTAAAAGCTTTGGGAGCCGGCTGTCCACGACAAGCCTAAACCTGTCAAAGTAAAATCCCACATCTAGAATgcataaactattattttacgGTACTTTGTTTTGAGTTTTAAGGTACATTcttgtgaatttttaaaatggcaAATAAATTGATTCTCATTATTACTGAGAAGCTCTTCATTGTGCACTGCCACAAGCCTCTCGAAACACTTTATCTCTCACCAGTCATCAGGCTTTTCTGCAGTGGGGTCAGACACAAACTCCGGCTCATCATCCAACCAACCATCAGGCTTCACTGCATCAGGATCAGGCACCTTAGCTGGGGCATCTTCATCCCTAGACAGCCAGACGAacagataaagaaaaaaatgggtCTTGACATACCACTGctgcttgttttttgtttttttttgtaaatagacAAAATAACATGACTTCATAAATTCTCATGGTTCCCTACTCATATGACTACCATGTCTGTCACTAGGACTATAACTGTGAAAGTAGTAGTTACAACAAAGTACTGTTTTACACAAGTTACTCTGGCAAGTAAACACAAGCTATCAAAAAATAGGCAAATACATTCTTTGTATTTTGGCTCACCAGTCATCAGGCTTGACTGCTTCTGGGTCAGGGATTTTGGCTCTCTCATCCCAGTCTTCTGGTTTGGAGTCTTTGGGATCGTCAATCTCTTTTGGAGGGTTCACAGGTGGAACGACATCTGTCAACAGACTTCCCCTGCTAACACTAGACTGGTCTACAAAGACCTCATAGCTATTGTCTGGATTTAAAACTGAGAGAAGAAGAGagtacaaataattatttaataatttaccaCTGAATAATTGATTATAGATTATTACATCCAGGCAAAATTGctttcaattaaatatatattttttttatttcacctcCAATTATTACAATTGATTAATTCAATtacttattattaaataataataataatgtaatgaatTTCCACATCCTTTCCATTATAGGAATACGAGTAAGTGTACACACCAAGTGTATAAAGGTGAGTCTTTTTATCGGTGTAGATCTTCTTCAGATCAACATCTGGTCGTTTGGCATGTTTTTCTTCCACATCTCCATTAAGAGGGTTTTTATGTCTGAAGATGAAGTGCAGTTTGTAGTCTTCTCCACATTTATCCGGCCCAAACATGATGCTGTACGGTGTACGGTCATGAAACTGCTCCTATGGGTCAAAAGATGCATACATCACCCCAAAATGTGGCATCACTTGTTTTCTTTACCGTGGCAATTTGATATCATATTACTGTTCAAATCCAGTATATTACTATTTCAGTctattttctttgtaatttatgttgtttatataaatttgtTCCAATCATATAAAGCAGTAGTCAATGAGCATACCAGATCTAAGTCTTTTGAGTCTGACAAGAGCTTGATGTAAGCGCCGCCACAGTCAATTCCGCTTTGAAAATTGACCTCATACCTGCATAAATTGGATTTTGTTAGAATGCACaagcattatttttcaaatgtaatagaTAATGCACTAAGAACCCCACTCACTGGACGATAAGGGGTTTGTCCTTGAATACGAAGGGTCTGTTAAGCAGAGCTGCGATGGCATGGTGCTTAGCACGAGATTTCAGCACCAATCCCAAATCACCAGGCaccttgttttctttcaggGGCTCAACCTCCCATTTACCTACAGGTATGAGAGACGTTAGAATAATTTTAATAAGATAATAGTTTTTAGAAGTGGGgttaatgataaaatatattctCAATATTATTTAGTAACAAAGAATCATAAAGCAACATTCAAAAATCATGCTGGAAAACTAACCGTCATATTTTGCAATATCTTCATCTGCATCCTCCTTCATTGTCTTAGACACCTGCcaactgcagaaaaaaataaaacatgaaaaagctaaaaaaaatttaagcaaTAAGCAACAAGAGACCATACTGTGTgaatagaatttatattttaaatacatatcgTGATCATTAAATCAGTTATTGGACAAAAATCTGAAGTGCAGAATCAGCtatcaatatttttgttcagttcGCCTGCAGAAAAgctgtacattttaaaacaagaatATCTACTAAACataactgttgtttaaaaaagcaTACATGCACAGATTACAAGccgaaattatttaaaaaatttgttcAATAAAAATCTGATAAGCTTTACAAACCTGTTCAAAGATTCATCATCAAATGTCGCAGTGAAGTACACCTCTCCTGTAGGAACTGGGGTCTTATATGTTACCTATGCATGtcaaataatgaatatttacaAACACGAAAAAAGCTCACCACCCAAGACATTCAGTATTGAACACTAATCATGGAGAACTTATCTGGTTTAATTTTTTGGAAACTTAGActtttacatcatctgaaaaaacaatatttgacaatatttggccgagatgcaactatttgaaaatctgaaatattgagaaaatcaccttcaaaattgtccaaatga comes from Labeo rohita strain BAU-BD-2019 unplaced genomic scaffold, IGBB_LRoh.1.0 scaffold_119, whole genome shotgun sequence and encodes:
- the clgn gene encoding calmegin, which codes for MKLRWGWTCLLLLSISMVTWAQEEELDDEEEAQVEDGDVDMETDSGESTEADASVSFQVTYKTPVPTGEVYFTATFDDESLNSWQVSKTMKEDADEDIAKYDGKWEVEPLKENKVPGDLGLVLKSRAKHHAIAALLNRPFVFKDKPLIVQYEVNFQSGIDCGGAYIKLLSDSKDLDLEQFHDRTPYSIMFGPDKCGEDYKLHFIFRHKNPLNGDVEEKHAKRPDVDLKKIYTDKKTHLYTLVLNPDNSYEVFVDQSSVSRGSLLTDVVPPVNPPKEIDDPKDSKPEDWDERAKIPDPEAVKPDDWDEDAPAKVPDPDAVKPDGWLDDEPEFVSDPTAEKPDDWDEEMDGEWEAPQVPNPACSSAPGCGEWKPPMINNPQYKGKWKAPLIDNPNYQGVWSPRKIANPDYFEDLHPFRMESFRAVGLELWSMTSDIYFDNFIITSEKEVADRWAADSWGLKKLVASANEPGVLSQLALAAEERPWLWVVYILTVGLPIGLAVLFCWPKKSDDDYVYKKIDQPKAEPEEVAEEEEEEEEEEEEEAEKGKNEEDAKAEEATEATGNENGDGIDKENGKDGGDTEDEEEEEEASKPNDTPSEDEMKDADEGIQSTGEEPKAVRKRRVRKD